Proteins co-encoded in one Microbacterium hydrocarbonoxydans genomic window:
- a CDS encoding threonine/serine exporter family protein, whose amino-acid sequence MSPKPPRRLLASVRRILHTDPSSVAHTEAMPVIDERTVPRVLDLATRIGEAMFAVGASAHEVTLAIIRVCDAYGMRGVQVDVTYNSITVSFHLSGEVWPETLVRVVRVAAPDHDKLQRVQALVADIADGLDLESARTAFRVIRRVPFRYQQPVVVVARALLAVGVSIMLGASPIIVGLTFVAALGAAVTQAGLARIRVPLFFSQIAGALVTTVVAVAVSALGSAGIEPFIGIRPSIIVASGIVLMLAGLTVVGAAQDAIDGFALTAGGRILDLTMQTLGVVIGILVGLQLGSVLGFTMDLPDDPAPFGPLLNQFIGAVIIAIAVAVFNGAGTRIILVSALLSAITIAGYSSMVALQLHPAAASAIGALLASFVGVLIAHNLHVPSVAVTTAAIVPLVPGVAVFQGLLEMVHAAGAGTGVLGIGGSLVDAVVIGVALASGASLGLYLGTPVRATLNGVTKTRARARR is encoded by the coding sequence ATGTCCCCGAAGCCCCCACGGCGACTGCTCGCCTCGGTGCGCAGAATCCTGCACACCGATCCCTCCTCCGTCGCTCACACCGAGGCCATGCCCGTGATCGACGAGCGCACTGTGCCTCGCGTGCTCGATCTCGCGACGCGCATCGGCGAGGCGATGTTCGCCGTCGGCGCCTCGGCGCACGAGGTCACCCTCGCGATCATCCGCGTGTGCGACGCCTACGGCATGCGCGGCGTGCAGGTCGACGTGACCTACAACTCGATCACCGTGTCGTTCCACCTCAGCGGCGAGGTGTGGCCCGAGACGCTGGTGCGGGTCGTGCGGGTCGCCGCCCCCGACCACGACAAGCTGCAGCGGGTGCAGGCGCTCGTCGCCGACATCGCCGACGGCCTCGATCTCGAGTCGGCGCGCACGGCGTTCCGCGTCATCCGCCGAGTGCCGTTCCGCTACCAGCAGCCGGTCGTCGTCGTGGCACGCGCCCTGCTCGCGGTCGGGGTCAGCATCATGCTCGGCGCCTCGCCGATCATCGTCGGCCTCACCTTCGTCGCAGCGCTCGGAGCGGCTGTGACCCAGGCGGGCCTCGCGCGCATCCGGGTGCCGCTGTTCTTCAGCCAGATCGCGGGGGCGCTCGTCACCACCGTCGTCGCGGTCGCCGTGTCGGCGCTCGGGTCGGCGGGCATCGAGCCGTTCATCGGCATCCGCCCCTCGATCATCGTCGCCTCGGGAATCGTGCTGATGCTGGCGGGCCTCACGGTGGTCGGCGCCGCGCAGGACGCGATCGACGGCTTCGCGCTGACCGCTGGCGGACGCATCCTCGACCTGACGATGCAGACGCTCGGCGTCGTGATCGGCATCCTGGTCGGCCTGCAGCTCGGCAGCGTGCTGGGGTTCACGATGGACCTGCCCGACGACCCCGCGCCGTTCGGACCGCTGCTGAACCAGTTCATCGGTGCCGTCATCATCGCGATCGCGGTCGCCGTGTTCAACGGCGCGGGGACGCGCATCATCCTGGTGAGCGCACTGCTGAGTGCGATCACGATCGCCGGGTACTCGAGTATGGTCGCGCTGCAGCTGCACCCCGCGGCCGCGAGCGCGATCGGAGCCCTGCTCGCGAGCTTCGTCGGCGTGCTGATCGCCCACAACCTGCACGTGCCGTCGGTCGCCGTGACGACCGCCGCGATCGTGCCTCTCGTGCCCGGAGTCGCGGTGTTCCAGGGCCTGCTCGAGATGGTGCATGCGGCGGGGGCGGGGACCGGAGTGCTCGGCATCGGCGGATCGCTCGTGGATGCGGTCGTGATCGGCGTCGCTCTGGCTTCGGGCGCGTCGCTCGGCCTTTATCTCGGGACGCCGGTGCGAGCCACCCTGAACGGCGTCACGAAGACACGCGCCCGCGCGCGACGCTGA
- a CDS encoding TetR family transcriptional regulator — MTDEIERAPAGTRSGRRNDPERRERIISACLDVIAESGVAGASHRRIAAAAGVPLGSMTYHFAGIDELLHEAFTRFATTVSSRFEERMAAASDPASARAAVVAIILEDVARGNDELVLSHELYTLAAREPAYRALTTAWMRRSRTALERHFDPETARLLDAMIEGVSIHRALDDEPRGIAEVEDAVERIAGQSSENSV, encoded by the coding sequence ATGACGGACGAGATCGAGCGCGCGCCGGCCGGAACCCGCAGCGGCAGGCGGAACGATCCGGAACGCCGTGAGCGCATCATCAGCGCGTGCCTCGACGTGATCGCCGAGTCGGGAGTCGCCGGGGCCTCGCATCGCCGCATCGCCGCGGCAGCCGGCGTGCCGCTGGGGTCGATGACTTATCACTTCGCGGGCATCGACGAGCTGCTGCACGAGGCGTTCACGCGGTTCGCCACCACGGTGAGCTCACGCTTCGAGGAGCGCATGGCCGCAGCATCCGATCCGGCATCGGCCCGTGCAGCGGTCGTCGCGATCATCCTCGAGGATGTGGCGCGTGGCAATGACGAGCTCGTGCTCTCGCACGAGCTCTACACGCTCGCCGCTCGTGAGCCCGCGTACCGCGCGCTCACGACCGCCTGGATGCGGCGCAGTCGCACAGCGCTCGAGCGCCACTTCGACCCCGAGACGGCGAGGCTGCTCGACGCGATGATCGAGGGTGTGTCGATCCACCGCGCCCTCGACGACGAGCCCAGAGGCATCGCAGAGGTCGAGGACGCGGTGGAGCGGATCGCCGGTCAGTCCAGCGAGAACAGCGTGTAG
- a CDS encoding D-ribose ABC transporter substrate-binding protein, whose product MRRSILAAAAAFTLVLGLTACSSGGGDASEGSGSGSDDAGGTIAIITPSHDNPFFKAEADAAQAEAEKLGYETSVASHDDDPNKQSELIDAAISNGAKAIVLDNAGADASIGPIQKAKDAGIPVFLIDREINETGVAAAQIVANNAQGAAAVAEEWVAALPDGGKYIELTGKESDTNAGVRSEAFASVISQYPNLTSVAQETANWSQDEAFTKIETLLQRDPDIQGIIAGNDTMALGAVAAVEAAGLSDKIVIAGFDGSPDAVEAIKAGSLLATGLQPAVLISQLAVQQADSFIRTGETGADEKQSIDCVVIDADNADSYTLFSLD is encoded by the coding sequence ATGCGACGCAGTATCCTCGCCGCAGCAGCGGCATTCACCCTGGTCCTCGGACTCACCGCGTGCAGTTCGGGCGGAGGCGACGCGTCCGAAGGCTCGGGGTCGGGCTCGGATGACGCGGGCGGCACGATCGCCATCATCACGCCCTCGCACGACAACCCGTTCTTCAAGGCAGAGGCCGACGCCGCGCAGGCCGAGGCCGAGAAGCTGGGCTACGAGACGTCGGTGGCCTCTCACGACGACGACCCGAACAAGCAGAGCGAGCTCATCGACGCCGCGATCAGCAACGGCGCCAAGGCGATCGTGCTCGACAACGCCGGCGCCGATGCGTCGATCGGGCCGATCCAGAAAGCGAAGGACGCCGGGATCCCCGTGTTCCTCATCGACCGCGAGATCAACGAGACCGGCGTCGCCGCCGCGCAGATCGTCGCGAACAACGCGCAGGGCGCTGCAGCCGTGGCGGAGGAATGGGTCGCGGCACTGCCCGACGGAGGCAAGTACATCGAGCTGACGGGCAAGGAGTCCGACACGAACGCGGGAGTGCGCTCCGAGGCGTTCGCGAGCGTCATCTCGCAGTACCCGAACCTCACCTCGGTCGCACAGGAGACCGCGAACTGGAGCCAGGACGAGGCGTTCACCAAGATCGAGACGCTGCTGCAGCGCGACCCCGACATCCAGGGGATCATCGCGGGCAACGACACGATGGCGCTCGGCGCGGTCGCGGCCGTCGAAGCCGCGGGGCTCAGCGACAAGATCGTGATCGCCGGATTCGACGGCAGCCCCGACGCGGTCGAGGCGATCAAGGCGGGCTCGCTGCTCGCGACCGGTCTGCAGCCGGCCGTGCTGATCTCGCAGCTCGCGGTGCAGCAGGCCGACAGCTTCATCCGCACGGGCGAGACCGGCGCCGACGAGAAGCAGTCGATCGACTGCGTCGTGATCGACGCCGACAACGCCGACAGCTACACGCTGTTCTCGCTGGACTGA
- a CDS encoding ABC transporter permease, whose translation MTTSKNDDVRRGRLQNLDIGSVLLEGRAFIALIVLIIIFALLSDSFLSVGNFVTMTKHVAYNAILALGMLFVILKGGIDLSVGSTVGLSGVVAGTMLQGWQLTLFDIVVYPQVWFVVVIALAVGTFVGFINGILVTRFHVAPFIATLGMLYVARGAALLISNGTTYPRLGGSAELGNQGFLLIGGGRILGIPTAIWIMVVFAVIASFVLRKTPFGRWVYATGGNERAAELSGVPVRKVKLRVYLISGFCAATTGLIISSELTSAAPQLGETFELNAIAAVVIGGAALTGGRGNVRGVLIGAFVIGFLSDGLVLVGVSTFWQIAIKGAVIILAVMLDQAQQRITRSKNASLAAANRQSAPPQATPPQSTPVSA comes from the coding sequence ATGACCACCAGCAAGAACGACGACGTGCGCCGCGGCCGGCTGCAGAACCTCGACATCGGCTCGGTGCTGCTCGAGGGCCGAGCGTTCATCGCCCTCATCGTGCTCATCATCATCTTCGCGCTGCTCTCGGACTCGTTCCTCAGCGTCGGCAACTTCGTCACGATGACCAAGCACGTGGCGTACAACGCGATCCTCGCCCTCGGGATGCTGTTCGTGATCCTCAAGGGCGGCATCGACCTCTCGGTCGGCTCGACCGTCGGCCTCTCGGGCGTCGTCGCGGGAACCATGCTGCAGGGCTGGCAGCTGACGCTGTTCGACATCGTCGTCTACCCGCAGGTGTGGTTCGTCGTCGTGATCGCTCTGGCCGTCGGCACTTTCGTCGGGTTCATCAACGGCATCCTGGTGACCAGATTCCACGTGGCGCCCTTCATCGCCACGCTCGGCATGCTCTACGTCGCCCGCGGCGCCGCCCTGCTCATCTCGAACGGCACCACGTATCCCCGACTCGGAGGCAGCGCGGAGCTGGGCAATCAGGGCTTCCTGCTGATCGGCGGCGGACGCATCCTCGGCATCCCCACCGCCATCTGGATCATGGTCGTGTTCGCCGTCATCGCGTCGTTCGTACTGCGCAAGACGCCGTTCGGGCGCTGGGTCTACGCGACCGGCGGCAACGAGCGGGCGGCCGAGCTCTCGGGCGTGCCGGTGCGCAAGGTGAAGCTGCGGGTCTATCTCATCAGCGGCTTCTGCGCCGCGACCACGGGCCTCATCATCTCGTCGGAGCTGACGAGCGCCGCTCCGCAGCTCGGCGAGACGTTCGAGCTCAATGCGATCGCCGCGGTCGTCATCGGCGGTGCGGCCCTGACCGGTGGCCGAGGCAACGTGCGGGGCGTGCTCATCGGCGCCTTCGTGATCGGATTCCTCAGCGACGGCCTCGTGCTCGTCGGGGTCTCGACGTTCTGGCAGATCGCCATCAAGGGCGCCGTGATCATCCTGGCCGTGATGCTCGATCAGGCGCAGCAGCGCATCACCCGTTCGAAGAACGCCTCTCTCGCCGCGGCGAACAGGCAGTCCGCGCCGCCCCAGGCGACGCCCCCACAGTCGACGCCGGTCTCGGCGTGA
- a CDS encoding sugar ABC transporter ATP-binding protein gives MTTRADTAVIDGVVMSARGVSKVYGATHALKGVDFDIRAGSVTVLFGENGAGKSTLMKILSGVETPTAGILTLNGEEIVLADTVDASRRGIAIIHQELSLAPNLSIKDNIFMGREYTRGGLIVDDRAEAAKTRDLMRRLAEDLDPRTLVGDLRLGQQQVVEIARALAGDARVLIMDEPTSALSGNEVEVLFSLIRELTADGVAIVYISHHLEEALEIADHAVVFRDGALVATGDRDEIDLNWVISNMVGRAADDLAPDLLDEFGPVALSLRGVTVADPSNPSRLAVDSLDLDVRAGEIVCLYGLMGAGRTELLEALAGRSVIQRGTVFVHDDEIARQSVRERIASGLALVPEDRQRDGLVQTMSVGENIALAHLLAFTRFGWIRRRPEREAVTAGMADVRVKAAGPGASITSLSGGNQQKVVIGKALMTAPRVILLDEPSRGIDVGAKAEIFALMAREARRGLAVLFATSEVGEALGVSNRIVVMSKGHVVGEFDPRTTSREDLMVASGEAHTDDASGSEQ, from the coding sequence ATGACGACACGCGCCGATACCGCGGTGATCGACGGCGTGGTCATGAGCGCCCGAGGTGTCTCGAAGGTCTATGGCGCCACCCATGCGCTGAAGGGCGTCGACTTCGACATCCGTGCGGGCTCGGTGACCGTGCTGTTCGGCGAGAACGGCGCCGGCAAATCGACGCTCATGAAGATCCTGTCGGGCGTCGAGACGCCGACCGCGGGCATCCTCACGCTGAACGGTGAGGAGATCGTGCTCGCCGACACGGTGGACGCATCACGCCGCGGCATCGCGATCATCCACCAGGAGCTGAGCCTGGCACCGAACCTCAGCATCAAGGACAACATCTTCATGGGGCGCGAGTACACCCGCGGCGGTCTCATCGTCGACGATCGCGCAGAGGCCGCCAAGACTCGCGACCTGATGCGCCGGCTCGCCGAAGACCTGGATCCGCGCACGCTCGTGGGCGACCTGCGTCTGGGCCAGCAGCAGGTCGTCGAGATCGCTCGCGCGCTGGCCGGCGACGCGCGGGTGCTCATCATGGACGAACCCACCTCGGCGCTCAGCGGCAACGAGGTGGAGGTGCTGTTCTCCCTGATCCGCGAGCTGACCGCCGACGGCGTCGCGATCGTCTACATCTCACACCATCTCGAAGAGGCGCTCGAGATCGCCGATCACGCGGTCGTCTTCCGCGACGGCGCACTGGTGGCGACCGGCGATCGTGACGAGATCGACTTGAACTGGGTCATCTCGAACATGGTCGGCCGCGCCGCCGACGACCTCGCTCCCGATCTACTCGACGAGTTCGGGCCCGTCGCACTCTCGCTGCGCGGTGTGACCGTGGCCGACCCGTCGAATCCGAGCCGCCTCGCCGTCGACTCCCTCGATCTCGACGTCAGAGCGGGCGAGATCGTCTGCCTCTACGGGCTCATGGGCGCGGGGCGCACCGAGCTGCTCGAGGCACTCGCCGGACGCTCTGTCATCCAGCGGGGCACCGTGTTCGTGCACGACGACGAGATCGCCCGGCAGAGCGTGCGCGAGCGCATCGCCTCGGGTCTCGCACTGGTCCCCGAGGATCGGCAGCGCGACGGGCTCGTGCAGACCATGTCGGTCGGCGAGAACATCGCGCTCGCCCATCTGCTCGCCTTCACGCGGTTCGGGTGGATCCGCCGTCGGCCCGAACGCGAGGCCGTGACCGCCGGAATGGCCGACGTGCGGGTGAAAGCCGCCGGCCCCGGAGCGTCCATCACCTCGCTGTCGGGCGGCAACCAGCAGAAGGTCGTGATCGGCAAGGCGCTCATGACGGCCCCGCGCGTGATCCTGCTCGACGAGCCGTCGCGCGGGATCGACGTGGGGGCGAAGGCCGAGATCTTCGCACTCATGGCCCGTGAGGCCCGGAGGGGGCTCGCGGTGCTCTTCGCCACCAGCGAGGTCGGCGAGGCCCTCGGGGTCTCGAACCGGATCGTCGTCATGTCGAAGGGGCATGTCGTCGGCGAGTTCGACCCGCGCACGACGAGCCGGGAGGACCTCATGGTCGCCTCGGGAGAAGCACACACAGACGACGCCTCAGGGAGCGAGCAATGA
- a CDS encoding DUF2291 domain-containing protein: protein MNATARRPRIPTWLPLTVALVAIVGAGFATTTYVSLEDAAAAASEGAFDPAAYADERFESEVVPQIEDEAVDLATLLGDLAAGADESEFGHAAGTGSAYSFPVTFTAVAGAQQGSILPVTVDGVPADVVVQLQVGPAINGTALRDVTGTVSFNDFTNQLEFQNVATVFNERVRDGVLADATLPTEGQTVTVTGAFTRVNPALVSVVPVSLEVG, encoded by the coding sequence ATGAACGCGACGGCGCGTCGACCCAGGATCCCCACCTGGCTCCCCCTCACCGTGGCCCTCGTCGCCATCGTCGGGGCGGGCTTCGCCACCACGACCTACGTCTCGCTCGAAGACGCCGCCGCAGCCGCCAGCGAAGGCGCCTTCGACCCCGCCGCGTACGCGGATGAGCGCTTCGAAAGCGAGGTGGTGCCCCAGATCGAAGACGAGGCCGTCGACCTCGCGACCCTGCTCGGCGACCTCGCCGCGGGTGCCGACGAATCGGAGTTCGGCCATGCCGCCGGCACCGGCAGCGCCTACAGCTTCCCGGTCACATTCACCGCAGTCGCGGGCGCGCAGCAGGGATCCATCCTGCCGGTCACCGTCGACGGCGTCCCGGCAGACGTCGTGGTGCAGCTCCAGGTCGGCCCTGCGATCAACGGCACGGCGCTGCGCGACGTGACCGGCACCGTCTCGTTCAACGACTTCACGAACCAGCTCGAGTTCCAGAACGTCGCCACGGTGTTCAACGAGCGGGTGCGCGACGGCGTCCTCGCCGACGCCACACTGCCGACCGAGGGCCAGACCGTGACGGTCACCGGGGCGTTCACGCGCGTCAACCCCGCGCTCGTCTCGGTCGTGCCCGTGTCTCTCGAGGTCGGCTGA